GCCCAGAGATTGGCAAGGGTTCTTTTAATAGAAGGTAGAGTTTTAACACAATGTACATCAACACATCATAAAAATTCACCTAGGTATAGGTGGTACTTTGCATGCCCACCAAGGCAGCCAAAATAgtgcattataaaaatgtatctttgtacTGTAATGTACCCAGCTAAACGTAGGAGACACTGTAGACCCATTGCACCCTTAAAACAATCtacattatgtctttttttccttacatttacCAAATGACAAAATTCTCAATTCTCTTAAAATTCTGGCTAATAGCTTTTCCCAGAATCCCACACAAAATGGAAGGTTTTCTGAGTATTGTCCCAGTACTGCCCTTTTGCTATACTTTTTTACCTACATTAAATGGTATTTTAGGTCTGGATAGATGCCGAGATgcagattttatcttttttacaccTTCATGATGTGAATATAGTAGGCAGATCTTCAGTTTGTGTGAAGAAGTCAATATAATGGCCTGTCAAGAATCAAGTACAGTGTTTCTTAACAAAGGCTCCGTGgacattgctaggggttccttgaacaatatataatttgtgctggtcagtttaagtgacaccaatgatcttttttgctacctgtaagggtgacattcttcccaatggcccaTGATGTGTCAATCATCTCACTGttgttgtggatataataattaggGAAGGGTTTTCCTGGGACattcaaaatatatgtttataaagttttacaggacttttaaatatatataattggacTGCATTGATCTTTTTTAGCGTGAAATGGATATATTTCCCACATCAGTTTATAGCTTTCATTCATTTAGTACAACTTTATATTACGAAATCAACTTTAATTATGAAATCTGATTAGTTCTTATAGACTTTAAATATTTCAGAGTATGCACCACCTACCTGACTTGAAATCTGGTGCCCGTTTCTCACAGCTCTCCCCATATGTACCAGGCTGACAAACACACAGACACTCAGTATCCACTAATACTGTTCTGGCATTATTGGGGCAAGGGGAACACTGACATGGATCAAACTTCCCCAGATACTCATCAAAAGCCTTCAGGAGATTGCGGCGTTTTGTCACTGCGCAGGGAAAGCCAGTAATTAAATCCACAATAGGCTTCAGCTGTAagaatcaaaaattaaaaaagtgaattaccaatattaagattttattaaactaaacaaacttaaaaatgtaaaataatttgagtacaaatggaaagaaaagaacaTGAACACATGCTACaacgtaaaaaacaaaaaactcccaaaaggcacaaaaagcaaaaaaaaaaaaaaaaaggatgcaaatagtgcttttttgttttggatataaggatattgttatattttatttaaaaagtgacaacatactatgcagtgctgAACAATTAATAGGGCTGCAGATAGGGATGGAGATAAAATAGAATATATGACGTAAGTACAGACACAGGAAAAGACTTGAATCCTACCCAACTGAGCTCACAGTCTAAGGCTATGATCAGACTAACCGTGAGGTTttggtgtggttaccactttctcatgccataaaccactgccttgggggagatgctacatgtagcgtttCCCATGTTAACccaatagggaatgaatgggggcttcATCGAGCTGTTGCTTACTGTCACTtgttgtcaaatctgcaaacgctGGTTCTATAGGAACTATCACTGCAGTGTCTGGGCAGATGGCAAGATGCCAACCATCACGAGCTGCTTGGGAACTCTTGTTCCCGCCAAGGGTCTGAATAGAGGTGGGAGAACCTATGATACAATGGACAGGGGTAATGGAACTGTTGCTAATTAGTTATGGTTAAAAGAAGGAAGAtgaataaattttatatattttacaaaaagattaatatattaatatattttacaaaaaagtcataactgtatttttttaaatatattgacattaaaaaattgtacaatgtacaaatgtaattgtacaatgtaaggaaaatgtaaataaattaaagagtttttaaattatttcaaaaaagGTAGAATGCATGGTGTATCAAGAACTTGTACCAAAAAGATCAacttaaaattagataaaaacataaagaagGACTACAAATTTGTAAAAAGTACAAGACTGCATTTGGGATAACTTCCAACACAACACAATCTTAGCTAAATCTTAGTAAAAACCATGGAGTAAATTTGGAGTGACAGATACCatgaaatatgaatattgtacaaatgtatattatttattattatctttaacTATTAGGAAGTCTAAAAGTAACCAGATGACCCTGAATCTACAGTAGAAAATCCCACTAAACCTCACCTCAAAATCCACAATGACTGGGTTGTCAGTTGTAGATGCCTTCCAGTCTTCGTAGTCTTGATTCTCAGGGTAGGAGCCTTGTTTCTCATAACCCAGCTTAGCTGTAAATTTAGCTTTGCCGCCTTTGACAAACGAGATGGATTTCTCAGATGACTGAAGAAATGATCCTGAAAATGGTGGATAGATTTGTAAGGTGAATATACAGATTTATTTCAATTCTGGCCTTACCAGCAGCAAATATTTCCCCTTTATTCAGTGGCAGATGCAGCTAACAGCGTTCCCCTGTACAGCAACGACTTGACCCTCCGCCTGACCAGTTTGGCTGTTGTGGGGGCCCCCAGTTCACTGAATAGGGTTGGGGACCCTTATGCAGTGGCACAATTTGCACCTCACTATGTCTTACCCTTACCCCTCACTGCCCCACTGCCATCTAGAAGAACACAAGACTAATATGCTAACTActaatttgtaatgtaaatttgcTAGTAAAGCACACCTCCAACcctattcattatttttttttttaatgggatctGTGACCTCTataattttttccatttcctgttttgccactgagacaggaagtgagctAATCATTTTCTTTGGGGGGATTCCCTTTACATTAGATCCCAGTAAGCGATGACCACCCAAAAAAGGGGGTGTATCCCCTCTtacacagttgtcaccagaaccaATGTCCCCATGAGAACAGCAGCATAGTGATCACCATAACAACCACGGCAGTGTCAATACAGCAGGGGTGGTCCTAGTGCTTGCCAGGCGCGGTACCTGTGGTTGTCAAGGAAAGTACCAGTGATTGTGAAGAGTGGTACCTGTGTTTGCAGGGGCATTATCAGTGGTTTTGGGGGCAGTACCCGTGGTTTTAGGGGCAGTATTTGTAGTTGTCAAGGGCGGTACCAGTGAATTGCAGTGGTGGTTTCTGTGGTTCAAGGGTGGTACCTGTGGTCATCAGAGGTGGTACTTATGGTTGTCAGGGGCGATACCAGTGGTTGTCAGTAAAAGCAGTAGGAGAAGGGATGTCCTTTGGTGTTGGTGGTATTTGAAATGGAGTGAATGGTGGTTATTCAGACAAAGAGTAGCAAAGATGCACAAATTAGGCAGAGCTGTAGGCAGATGGAGGTATGGTGGGCAGAGACATTTTGGTGCCGGGCTGTTACTGTGCTCCATGACCTGTGGTATACAGATATGCCCAATGTGGGGCTCTATATTCTACAATGATTCATTTCATGTTGGTTAGGTACTTATTTTTTCAGGGCCACCAAGAAATTTTGCAATGGGgctcagtgattttttttaccagctattaCCCCTACCCGTACACATGGGATGtttcccctcacctcctgttCCTCTGACAAGAGAGACCATCGTTACCAGGAAATAGAGAGTAACCATGGTGCAGGAATAAGTAAGATTGGAATGACAACTGGGGGGCAGGAAGAAGGGTGTACCCAGATAATAAGCTGCATTGGCACCTACCCTTTTCTGTCTGGGCacttcaaaaaaaattcaaaggacCTTTTCATTATGACCTTCTATTTAATTAGCACATTTGGCTATTTGGTATTTAATGGCAACGTACAGGAGTTCTGTTATGTCAAAGTCCTATGAATTACACTTACCTCCATATCGTATTGACATCTTATTTGTAGTGCAGCTCTCCCTCACTTTcctcttttttctaaaaaagaccCGATAGGTTATTTCAGTTCGTAGACAGTCCTTTGATTCTTCATCTGTCAGACCTAGAAGAGCAACAGTGCAGTTATTGATACTAAACCATTACAATTGCAAGGGACTGCCACTAGCCTTGTCTATTGTGTGTGATGAGACTATAAGTAGTAAGAGTACTTCAAGGTTCAGACAAGGGACATAGGACCATGCTACTACTCCTTTGACCTTTGTCTCttcacaacaatatatatatatttttaataaagagacaAGAGTCTATGAGACATTGGTCTATGAAGTCTATGATGGTGAAGGAACAGCCTGAACAACAAAGTAGTAAATGTTGAGAGAATATCAGAAAGTTAAATAGAATTGTATAATGTATTGGACAAGACATCTTTTATTATGTTGCCCTAGGTAAGGAACATCATTTTGTCAGCATTTCATTTCAAAGCATATTAAATACTGAACTGCATTGAATCTTGAATCAGTTGAGTTCGAACTcaactttcttctttttgtttcaatcaagtcaatttttatatttttaataacgAACAACAGTCCTCCAGGTGCTTGGGGATTCCAACTTTTGCATTTTTCTATAATATGAATTTCCAATCTTTCCATAGGttccacaatgtaaaatacaacTGTTTTCTTACAATGCTTCAAATGAACTGCGTAAAAAAATATCTAACTGCTAATAGTAGCATAAACCCCTTAGCCCAACATTCAGAAAGtcataaaaaacaatactatAGCATTAATAAACTATACCTATGAATTTAGAAGCAATGTAATATTGGTTCAACAATATCATTCCAAAATATTGTGGGGTACAAAATAgcctttcaaacatttttttatttattctatcatCACTGATCAAAAACTACACAATGTTTTGGGTAAAGTTAGCCCTTCATCAGGTGTTTATTGATGTGAACAATTTATCAGCCATATATATTCCATTGTTCCATTTAGACCAATGTATTAGCATATCATTCTACTCAAACAACTGAAAATAATTGGGTAGAAGGGCAATACTCATAAAGACTTTCAGAAAAGAACAAAGTCTAGCcctgtgtttcttaaccagggttcagaGGAActctaggattcctccagaggtttctaggggttccttaaaccatgagcaatttggacctctcatgTCATGTATTATCTGTACCtcaggccagcaatgtagaaggcattatTTAATCTGATCattatgctaatgtactgtgagctgtggatatagaaattatagaaggggttctctgagatctgaacattttttcaagagttcccccatatCTAAAAGGTTGAAAATAACCTTTGCTTGTCCGGGAATACACTGCAGGCCATGcccttcttttttgtttataaagtCAGTTGAATTGTCAGCACAAACTATTTTACAACTAGAATAACTCATTTATGGCCACtggtaaaaaacaatatattcaaattaaaacttttttttgtatcaaaGTAAAACTTTACATCTCCCAGACTGCTCTGTAATTTGATTACCTGAGTTTTTCAGTTCCTCTGCATTGTACTGGAAGAGGAGGTCATACGATCCACCCATTGAGCCCTGGCTGATGTAATGGGTGCCAAAATTATCAAAGATCCTGCTGTACAGAGGATAGTTGTATTCCAAGGGCAGGTGATTCAGAGCCCTGAGGAAGACATCCGATAGCCAGAGGTTGTCTTTCTTCATGGCGAATTCTGACACAGAGATTACTTTATGAATCCTAATAAATTTGGAATTCTATAAGCAAAACCAGATAATTATTAATCATTTCCTAAAATGACCagatattttatatgaaatggACAGAGACAGATATTTTACAACTTTAGCCAACAGTATAAAAGCATTCCCACCAAATGATGCAAAGTATGTGATACatatatgttttgttataaatCATCCCTGCTACGATGTATAACAGCTTAGTATAATGCCAAATATTAAACTTGCAATTACTGTCACTCACTTACTATCAGTCATTTGGCTGTACAGACAAGTTGCCCCAGAGTATTGTTATAGAATAAAACATGGTGGACCACTCAGTAACCTCCTCAAAAACACCAGGAAATACTAATACACATTGTAGATCTTTGCTACCAAAAAAATTGTAGTGTAgctttctcaaccagagttccatgaaaccctaggtttcctccagattttgcaaggggttccttgagttttgGCCTATCGACCTCCAATTTGATTGTGACCTTTTAGTTTGTGTTTTCTCTGTCAGTTCTCTGCTCTACAAGCCTGCAGCATCCCTGGTTTCCCTTTGGCTGTAAATGATCTCGGCATCCCCTGTTCTGAGACTGTGGGCAGCTGAGTGGGATTAAGAGTTGTGCTAAAACTGAGCATAGTATTTCCTGATCTCAGTCCTATGcggccattggctgctgggtctttaTAGCCTCTCTACTCACAGTGGTCTGTGCCTGATAGCTGGACTGATCAACTGCTGGTGCAAATTTCAgttgatttactattgctgaccttgcctgtttctgacctttcGATTGTATGTTGCCTgtaccaacctttgcctgtgacccccactCTGCTTCGTGGTGCTTCTCCTTtggtacctcatctggtggaccgATCACACGTGAATGACCTTAGGcttcttttttgctatttgtcTTTGTAAGAACATTGAATTGCATTATCcgtgggcttctggtcctctgccagcccttccccagactcCATCcattgcgcactaagtcctgggggcaaccctgTGCTGGGAAACCCAACCTGTAtcccaaggctgagtgggggctttcTATAGGTGAATACTGAGGTGTTAGATTGTAGGACAGGCGTCTGGTGGGTACTGGTGCTGAACCAGAGCCTTCCATgttcttttttagcttttttatatctgtaaggttaacattctgaccaccactgtaataggggcattttttctactgaCTACTAATATAGGGTGCATTTTTTCATGCGTTCCTATGGTTTtagaagaggttccctaagaGCATAAAATTTTTTTAGGAGCTCCTCAAGATTGAAGAAGCCTGATATAGTATGTACAGACCTGTAAATGCCATTGTACTGCATCGAGAGCACTGCCCTGCCTCCCGTCTGCTTGATGGAGTAATACCAAATACCACTAGAATATCTTACTGTTCACTCCGGGTATCAGCTGAACTTTTATTGCTTCTTTTCatttctctactttttttaaagacttcttAGATGAAAtaatgaaagctttttttaatgtgcaaGGAATATACAGCTGAACATGAGGatgtttcacatattttttagcgttcttttttaatacaattattgtgTAAGGAAAAGCCTCCTCTGATCCTCTAATGTTCCTTGGACTACAGGCCTGCTGTAAAGTTTGTTAAGTACTGGTTGCGTACTCTGCACTCTTGTTGGGAACAGATAAGAGGCTTACAGTCATCCAAGGCCACCATCGACTTCAGTTCTAATCCACTTGAAGAGATTGGACACCACAGTCATAATACAATACAGATTTATAAAGCATTCTTTTCCCCTTAGGAATCAAAGCTCTTTATACTTGATAAGTTTAAATTATCAGTATGGTTGAGATGTAAAATTATCAGCCGTGTGTGGCAACTCAATACAAAGATATCTTTCTGGAAAGTACAATGACTACATTAAAGAAATATCTCATAACtctatattaaaatacataagtgaacttaatgtaattttataaatgtaactgAAGTAGTACTTCAAAGTTCACTCTATCTGCAGGTATAGCAGATTCTAAATCTAAAGTTAAAATTTAGTTGAGCTTAAAATAACTAGGGAACAATTAGGAACAGAGGATGAAAGTATCAGATTTAGCGTAATTGTACATGTATGTAATAACAAAATGATCTAGGGAGACTTCGGATTCTAGATCATGCAATGACAGCTAATGAAATGACAACTGAAGGCTTAATAACACTTGAATTTTCATCAAATAATGAAATGCACGGCTACTGTCTATTACAAAATTAAACATCAAGCCACATAAAGCATATGACACAGATATAGAGATCCCCAGTCTTTGTCAATTTATCTTAATGTGATGGCATACACTGTTGTCTTACCTAAATGCTAACAGTTTGGCTCTAGGTGTACTGACACGGCACATTAttgcaccaaaaaaaacacataaactgtCCGGGGCAGCAATAATTAGAGCCAGGTCAGAATGCTGTAATAAATGGGTTGATGGTCCAAAACCTCATACTGAGAAGGCAATTACTGGTTACCAACATAATGTGTGGGTAGGTGTTTGCTGCTCTAGGGCTTGGCCAATGTTCATTATGAAGATATTGGGCACAAATGAGGCTGTGAGTCTGAGAAGACAGTACACAGTGGCAGGGAGGGTTTGATATCTAACAGCAGGAACACATACAGAAGTTTGGTAACCAATCTTTTTAGGTCCTCCTCATTTATTTCTCTGTCAATGTAACAGACAATATCTCAAATAGTGGAAGGTccatctagtagtagttagtcacatttacaGGGCTTGTTTTTGTACAACTTACTGAACGGATGAAGCATCTTGAAAGGCTACAAAAAGCTTCAACATTACATGAACAAGTCTAAATGATGTTTTCTACACGATATACAGTGACCCGGATAAGGTCCTCTTCAactatgtactgtttattttttaggcaAAGTGTGTTTGTAGCATTAAATAAGGTGGAACTAGATAACAGTATTGGCAAAAACAataattttccctatttttcatgtaataaaaaggttttatggcACCAATAATTTTTGATATATGTATCTGCCTTTCTTACCTTGATGCTTTTCACTGGGCTGCAAGAACTTGTTCTGGCacacattgattttttaaatacGCCACTAAGTTGATGGAATGTATTGTAGGAGAGCAGCAATTTAATTAGGACATGGGTAAGCACATtcaatttacactttacataagcTATGTCACCCATCTttcatataatgaaataataatattatgcttgATCAGATAACATATTCAACCTCCACTGGGCAAAAGCAATATAATTTTAGGACATAAAATGTCTTAAGTGGCCTTAAGATCTCTAATGCACCAACCTACACACTGATATTCAGTATTATCGAGTATcatagttacatggtaggttaggttgaaaaaagacatcaggtccatcaagttcaaccattagggaaataaacatatcccagatataaaaccctataagacacagttggtccagaggaaggaaaaaaaatcccctggtacaatttgcttcaacaggggaaaaaaattccttcctgattccatgagtcaaTCTCATGTTCCcgggatcaacagtctctgttatttttactttaaagccttaatccccagttatattctgtgcttctagaaaaacatccagctttctcttaaagcaatatatagtagttgctgaaactacttcctgagggagccgatcccacattttcacagaccttacagtgaagaatcccttccttatccggagattaaacttcttttcctccagacgcaaagagtgccctcctattctttgtaatgatctcaaagtgaatactggggaagagagttctctgtatggaccgtttatatatttatacagggtgatcatatcccctcttatacgtctcttctcaagagagaatagattcagttcagctaatctctcctcatagctgagctcctccattccttttattaatttagaattatttttaccTGTTTGTAAGATGAACTTATAGCTTCCTTAAAAGATCTACTTGAGGTTCTCCTCGAGTTACTTTTCCTACTGAACAGAAGGGGAATTCCACGAGAGCTACGGCCAGATGACTGACTCTGGTCTTGAGTTCTGACCTCTTTATTAAAATCATTCATACTGCTGTGGAAATCAGATTGTACATCATCTTCTTCATCTTTCACCtgtggagaagacagactatttACTATTTAGAGCATCTAATTCTAATAttgccaaaataaatttaaatttgagGCCGAGATCGATGTCAATGAGTTTAACTGCTCACCAGTTTATGAACTTCAGCAAACTCATATGTATTTAAGAATAGTTAGTGTAGTGTATattgcactttttaaataaaactgaataacatgttttttttatctttctctctCAATGTGTAACTATCTAGCATCCACTTTTGGCTATTTCCTTTCTATGTGAACAATAGCATTAGTGCATTTACTACTATATATCAGCTTTCTAACAGTGACACCAAATAttctaatatatgtatatatatatgtaatatagctATTTACATTTTACTCAAAGATGAAAGTCTTCAACATGCACCAGATTAATGCTTTTTTACTCTAAATACCACAAACACCATCAACATTATCATTAAATGATAAATAGAACCTTGAAGCACACAgccattttcctttaaaactgcAAATCATAGATTTCAAATTGTCCCCCCTCCCCAGCACATCAATGAACCTGTCACTGGTTAACAGACTGTCCTtctttggacaactttttttagGTATTAACCTGCTGCTTTGGAGGTGCTCTGACCAAACCATCTAGCCTTCATAACTGGTTAAAGTGGCTCAGGTCCTAATTCTAGCACATCACTGTTAAGAACTGACTTTTCACTTGTTGCCTGGAATATCACACCAACCACTTGCCCTGTGCCATTGTAACCAGATATGAAAGATAATTACTTTACCTATTAGTGGTTTTAATGCTTTGGCTGATCATTTACCTGGAATGTAAAACTTTCCAGATTGGCGGGAAGTCTGTAAGCTTTCCGGGTTGGCCCTGTTTCATTTCCATAAACTATGGCACGTTTTCCACCATAGAATGAGTTGTCAAATATTTCCCCTTTGCTCTCACCAGAGAGGTAATTATATCTAGGAAAAAGTACATTCACAAacgttatacatttttttttaatgtattaataataaatacaactcTAAATCATGAGTTTAAACTGGATTATTAGGGTAATTTATGTTTGAACTTGAATACATCTACTGGACTCTATCTGTAATAATCATGTATTGTAAAGTGTATTCTTTTTACCTCTTTCCATTAGGGAGTTCTTCTTGACTCTATACCTATCACTGCCCTATACCTAACACTGCCCATAGCTAGTTGGAGCTATTAACACTTGGCAAATCTAAGCAACATTTACATGTACAGTGATATGTTAGCACTAACACTGCTTCTTGGAGTCAGCAGTTTGAACCTCTGGGGCTGGATAGGTGCCATGGATGTAACACCCCCTAAAAACATTATAGGAGGTGCTAACTTGCAGAACAGTGGGgattaaaaagacaaataatgctAAAAAGATGAATGCCATTTGAAAGGGAGAGCAAAGGCTAGCCAGTCATTGCAGCACTTCCCAAAATGTAGACAGAATACTTTCACATTTTGGTTTTCTCCCCACCAGCAAAGAAAACATTGGGCTCTTACCATCTTCTCTGCATTAAATGCCACTCTGGAATTACATTATCCCAACTCTTGGCTCCATTTTCAGCATCTTATGATTATGCTGTAAACAGTGCACATAACAAAATGCTAAAAGGAAGGGTAAGGAGTTTTTGGCAGAAGGCAATGCTTCAAAAGGAAGACTTTAGGCCAGACTCTTCGTCTTGAGCATGGTGACAAGTATTTGCAAGCGGTTTTGTAGCTTAAAACTGGTTGCAAAAAAAGGTTAGCATTTGACTACTGGTAGTTGGGTCTCGTTTTATCTTTTAGttgacaggcagtaggaggcagGAGCATTGCTGCCTGTATTTATGGATGCTACATGCttgttgcccctgccacctccATTGAGTTGAATTGGATCGACTTTTGACAATAGGCACTCAGAAAGGATAAACACCTGGGTAAAATACCACtggtatgaacattttttaagtgtAGTCAGTCCAGCAAATCTTTCTAAAGATATTTGTGTTGCATTAGCTGTTACAGCTTGCTTTACACTAATGTATGGCTAATATATTTTCAGTGGTGTTTCATTTTTATACCCCTTCTAATTCAATAGCCTACACCATGCCATTTTAATTGTACCTTCCATAATATATTAATAGCCTAGACAAACTTATTAATAAGCAGCAAACTAACTTCACTTAATCATATGATTGGATGTAGATGCTGTCTTACCCGTTTCCCATAAGCTGAGCTCCCGGTATTGGTTCAAAGCTCCTTTTCTGGTCTGGTTTTCTTGCACATCCCCTTTCATCTGAATTATCTCCGCAGTCATTGTCTCCATTACACCTCAGTTTTGAATCAATGCAGCGCCCTGTTTTAGACACAAGAAAGTCTGACTATAGATTATGCTTTTTTCTCATATTTCCCATCTTTACATATAAATCTCAACATTGCTTTACAATAGGTAGCCAACACaaagaaataaggaaaatgtCCTTGCAGTAATATTTAAATGTGGCATAATATGCAGGATTAAATCAATATGATGAATTTAAAGCTGTCTCCCAGCCTTCTTTTCAGTCATGCACAATTGTAGTGTTGTACTGAAATTGCCTACTCTGATTTCACTACACACTGTGATCTTTCTACAATGTTCATTAAAAGCTTCAGCAAGTCAgacaaaacccatctttttctggGGGATAGACATCAAACATTGTGCAACTCTTCCTCTCCCAGCCAAACTGTCTCTGACTGCCCATTTCATTGGGCCTGACTAACGAGAGGACCATGAAATTAATCTGGTCCTGCATTGATaacatttaccaactaacagCAAAGTTGTATAAAGAAATccgttgctggatcacccaggttctctcttgATAGTCTGCCTTCTGCAGTCCTAGAGAGTTTTAGTCCTTACAGTTATAGAGACTCAGCATTACATGTGAGT
This Pyxicephalus adspersus chromosome 6, UCB_Pads_2.0, whole genome shotgun sequence DNA region includes the following protein-coding sequences:
- the C6 gene encoding complement component C6 isoform X2, whose product is MDSRVCLLSLLISCLVTKASSCFCEHYPWGSWSACTRTCAYGTQSRSRNIVHDEYYSKNNCDQMCTRHETRSCNEEPCAINCRLGDFGPWSDCDPCLKKQFRVRSLAQPSQFGGQSCEGLLSDSRPCVPTKLCNIEQSDCTKKFKCNTGRCIDSKLRCNGDNDCGDNSDERGCARKPDQKRSFEPIPGAQLMGNGYNYLSGESKGEIFDNSFYGGKRAIVYGNETGPTRKAYRLPANLESFTFQVKDEEDDVQSDFHSSMNDFNKEVRTQDQSQSSGRSSRGIPLLFSRKSNSRRTSSRSFKEAISSSYKQNSKFIRIHKVISVSEFAMKKDNLWLSDVFLRALNHLPLEYNYPLYSRIFDNFGTHYISQGSMGGSYDLLFQYNAEELKNSGLTDEESKDCLRTEITYRVFFRKKRKVRESCTTNKMSIRYGGSFLQSSEKSISFVKGGKAKFTAKLGYEKQGSYPENQDYEDWKASTTDNPVIVDFELKPIVDLITGFPCAVTKRRNLLKAFDEYLGKFDPCQCSPCPNNARTVLVDTECLCVCQPGTYGESCEKRAPDFKSVAVDGSWNCWSSWSACDTSRVRRRTRQCNNPAPSKGGNPCEGPQTEEDHCTISLFEDQGALCINDDEDKKEVDQTHPDPDSGCLKPDPPENALFVNAKRWYKVAEEIEIMCFSGYELSGYQFLRCLPDGTWKQEYVECVRTTCPRPATTHDVTISRFKSDYNVGEVIHLSCPSGFTVTGETRYTCGSNYEWSPPINSEIGCEKVLPKVNQGNCKPGQKQVGTECVCMSPEEDCGFAVNIKNCVVYVGFAEHLSLIYKG